In the genome of Desulfovibrio aminophilus DSM 12254, one region contains:
- a CDS encoding helix-turn-helix domain-containing protein, whose amino-acid sequence MEDAYKQIAPRLRGLRDALDLTVEDLADRAGVTADEVRLYESASVEIPVGYLLKVAQVCQVDLTTLISGDEARLRNYSLVRKGDGLEVARRKSYDYRDLAHKFRGRRMEPFLITVPPKEEKDLSFNHHSGQEFMYILEGRLEVRLDEKSLVLEPGDSLYFDSKTPHALRGLDGRPAVFLDVIL is encoded by the coding sequence ATGGAAGATGCCTACAAGCAGATCGCCCCGCGCCTGCGGGGGCTGCGCGACGCCCTGGACCTCACCGTGGAGGATCTGGCCGACCGGGCCGGAGTCACGGCCGACGAGGTGCGGCTCTACGAGTCGGCCTCGGTGGAGATTCCCGTGGGCTATCTGCTCAAGGTGGCCCAGGTCTGCCAGGTGGACCTGACCACGCTCATCTCCGGCGACGAGGCCCGCCTGCGCAACTACTCCCTGGTGCGCAAGGGCGATGGCCTGGAAGTGGCCCGCCGCAAGTCCTACGACTACCGCGACCTGGCCCACAAGTTCCGGGGCCGCCGCATGGAGCCCTTCCTGATCACCGTGCCGCCCAAGGAGGAGAAGGATCTCTCCTTCAACCACCACTCCGGGCAGGAATTCATGTACATCCTGGAGGGCCGCCTGGAGGTGCGCCTGGACGAGAAGTCCCTGGTGCTCGAGCCCGGCGACAGTCTCTATTTCGATTCCAAGACCCCGCACGCCCTGCGGGGCCTGGACGGCCGTCCCGCCGTGTTTCTGGACGTGATTCTCTAG
- a CDS encoding AMP-binding protein codes for MDKLRPATYEEFLRKFRLDTPDTYNFVFDFLDKADPEALAMVHVTPDDQRREFTFGWFQEQSARLANALAAQGIGKGDRIMLILYRRVEFWVCMLALHRIGALPIPSPSLLTRHDIEFRVNRARIKGIIAEHTVTDRVREAKPQCPGLALMVEVGAEGADEGWLAYEPLVASGAPSFPRPADAPGGRDPLLIFFSSGTTGMPKMVLHNHHYPLGHLTTGVYWHDLEPGDLHLTVSDSGWGKCVWGKFYGQWIAGATVFVWDFRGKFDPDQMLKIIAEHKVTTFCAPPTVYRFLVRQDLKKYDLSALRHCTTAGELLNESVFRDWLTATGLPIYEGYGQTETCLQIATFKWMEPKPGSIGKPSPGWELALIDEEGKFCEPGVEGEICIKLREGGVPGLFDGYLDEPERTAKVVIDGYYHTGDKAWMDEDGYYWFMGRTDDLIKSSGYRIGPFEVESVLVAHDAVIEAAVTGVPDPVRGQAVKATVVLAPGYEPSDELTRQLQNWVKAETAPYKYPRVIEYVGELPKTISGKIKRAEIRQHDLEKYGAREV; via the coding sequence ATGGACAAACTCAGGCCCGCTACCTACGAGGAATTCCTGCGGAAATTCCGGCTGGACACGCCGGACACCTACAACTTCGTCTTCGACTTCCTGGACAAGGCCGACCCCGAGGCCCTGGCCATGGTCCACGTGACCCCCGACGACCAGCGCCGGGAGTTCACCTTCGGCTGGTTCCAGGAGCAGTCCGCCCGTCTGGCCAACGCCCTGGCGGCCCAGGGCATCGGCAAGGGCGACCGGATCATGCTCATCCTCTACCGCCGCGTGGAGTTCTGGGTCTGCATGCTGGCCCTGCACCGCATCGGCGCCCTGCCCATCCCCTCGCCCTCGCTGCTCACCCGGCACGACATCGAGTTCCGCGTGAACCGCGCGCGCATCAAGGGCATCATCGCCGAGCACACGGTCACCGACCGGGTGCGCGAGGCCAAGCCCCAGTGCCCGGGCCTGGCCCTCATGGTCGAGGTGGGAGCCGAGGGCGCGGACGAAGGCTGGCTGGCCTACGAACCCCTGGTGGCCTCCGGCGCGCCGAGCTTTCCCCGCCCCGCCGACGCCCCCGGCGGCCGCGATCCCCTGCTCATCTTCTTCTCCTCGGGCACCACGGGCATGCCCAAGATGGTCCTGCACAACCACCACTACCCCCTGGGGCACCTGACCACGGGCGTGTACTGGCACGACCTGGAGCCCGGCGACCTGCACCTGACGGTCTCGGACTCGGGCTGGGGCAAGTGCGTCTGGGGCAAGTTCTACGGCCAGTGGATCGCCGGAGCCACGGTCTTCGTCTGGGACTTCCGGGGCAAATTCGACCCCGACCAGATGCTCAAGATCATCGCCGAGCACAAGGTGACCACCTTCTGCGCCCCGCCCACGGTCTACCGCTTCCTGGTGCGCCAGGACCTCAAGAAGTACGACCTCTCGGCCCTGCGCCACTGCACCACTGCCGGTGAGCTGCTCAACGAGAGCGTGTTCCGCGACTGGCTCACGGCCACGGGCCTGCCGATCTACGAGGGCTACGGCCAGACCGAGACTTGCCTGCAGATCGCCACCTTCAAGTGGATGGAGCCCAAGCCCGGAAGCATCGGCAAACCCTCGCCGGGCTGGGAGCTGGCGCTCATCGACGAGGAGGGCAAGTTCTGCGAACCCGGCGTGGAGGGCGAGATCTGCATCAAGCTCCGCGAAGGCGGCGTGCCCGGCCTGTTCGACGGCTACCTGGACGAGCCCGAGCGCACGGCCAAGGTGGTCATCGACGGCTACTACCACACCGGCGACAAGGCCTGGATGGACGAGGACGGCTACTACTGGTTCATGGGCCGCACCGACGACCTGATCAAGAGTTCGGGCTACCGCATCGGCCCGTTCGAGGTGGAGAGCGTGCTCGTGGCCCACGACGCCGTGATCGAGGCCGCGGTCACGGGCGTGCCCGACCCGGTGCGCGGCCAGGCGGTCAAGGCCACGGTGGTCCTGGCTCCGGGCTACGAGCCCTCGGATGAGCTGACCCGCCAGCTCCAGAACTGGGTCAAGGCCGAGACCGCGCCCTACAAGTACCCGCGCGTCATCGAGTACGTGGGCGAACTGCCCAAGACCATCAGCGGCAAGATCAAGCGCGCCGAGATCCGCCAGCACGACCTGGAGAAGTACGGGGCCCGGGAAGTCTAG
- a CDS encoding LysM peptidoglycan-binding domain-containing protein, producing MQHRMFPRTAQALLILVTILVLASCAARNPATDKPAPTAVGPACVYPRDPLDKELDERPREDLSVLTPAEREALGVRTGIDFDLDTMDTEEVQQYFAFFTHRARGTFQAWLGRSEAYLPAVRAALIEHGLPQDLALLPYAESGYNPNAVSRAGAVGMWQFMRGTARKYGLTVDWWIDERRDPALSTQAAARYLSDLYGMFGDWYLALAAYNAGEGKISNALEKTNANDFFDLVDKNDRLRGRAKLREETRHYVPKFIAISKIFQNLDMLGFQCVDWKRAPRLADVNVPGGSDLMALAQAVGLSWNQFREYNPAFLRQVSPPGMSVVVHVPESRLAEAKAYLQNPKSRPYAGYTVHTVRGSDSLWKISRRYGVPVAVIKRMNNLSSGKLVKGQQLLVPGGGSARELADEDRASSRKTRKLAQARSNYIVQKDDTLWSISRQYGLSVATLQQANGLSASSKLSVGQRLFIPDQTGKAARQSRQEAEAVHAKLADKGQGKSKAQAKTAEPKSGKTKVVAQAKSTSYKVREGDTLYSIARRFNVSLSELLRWNSLNNGSTIHAGQEIKVLQR from the coding sequence TTGCAACACCGAATGTTCCCGAGAACGGCGCAGGCGCTCCTGATACTGGTTACCATCCTCGTTCTTGCGTCCTGCGCGGCCAGAAATCCGGCCACCGATAAACCAGCACCTACCGCCGTCGGCCCCGCCTGCGTCTACCCGCGCGACCCCCTGGACAAGGAACTGGATGAGCGACCCCGCGAGGATCTCTCCGTGCTCACCCCGGCCGAGCGCGAGGCCCTGGGGGTCAGGACCGGCATCGACTTCGACCTGGACACCATGGACACCGAGGAAGTCCAGCAGTACTTCGCCTTCTTCACCCACCGGGCCCGGGGCACCTTCCAGGCCTGGTTGGGCCGCTCCGAGGCCTATCTGCCCGCCGTCCGGGCCGCGCTCATCGAACACGGCCTGCCCCAGGATCTGGCCCTGCTGCCCTACGCCGAGAGCGGCTACAACCCCAACGCCGTTTCGCGCGCCGGGGCAGTGGGCATGTGGCAGTTCATGCGCGGCACGGCCCGCAAGTACGGCCTGACCGTGGACTGGTGGATCGACGAGCGCCGCGACCCGGCCCTGTCCACCCAGGCGGCGGCCCGCTATCTTTCCGACCTGTATGGCATGTTCGGGGACTGGTACCTGGCCCTGGCGGCCTACAACGCCGGCGAGGGCAAGATCAGCAACGCCCTGGAGAAGACCAACGCCAACGACTTCTTCGACCTGGTGGACAAGAACGACCGCCTTCGCGGCCGGGCCAAGCTCCGGGAGGAGACCCGGCACTACGTGCCCAAGTTCATCGCCATCTCCAAGATCTTCCAGAACCTGGACATGCTCGGTTTCCAGTGCGTGGACTGGAAGCGCGCTCCCCGCCTGGCCGACGTGAACGTGCCCGGCGGCTCGGATCTCATGGCCCTGGCCCAGGCCGTGGGTCTCTCCTGGAACCAGTTCCGGGAGTACAACCCGGCCTTCCTGCGCCAGGTGAGCCCCCCGGGCATGAGCGTCGTGGTCCATGTGCCCGAGTCCAGGCTGGCCGAAGCCAAGGCCTATCTTCAGAACCCCAAGTCCCGGCCCTACGCGGGCTACACCGTGCATACCGTGCGCGGTTCGGACTCCCTGTGGAAGATTTCCCGGCGCTACGGCGTGCCCGTGGCCGTCATCAAGCGCATGAACAACCTTTCTTCGGGCAAGCTCGTCAAGGGGCAGCAACTCCTCGTGCCGGGCGGCGGCTCGGCCCGCGAACTGGCCGACGAGGATCGCGCTTCCTCGCGCAAGACCCGCAAGCTGGCCCAGGCCCGCTCCAACTACATCGTCCAGAAAGACGACACCCTCTGGAGCATCTCGCGCCAGTACGGCCTTTCGGTGGCCACGCTCCAGCAGGCCAACGGCCTGAGCGCGTCCTCCAAGCTCTCCGTGGGCCAGCGCCTGTTCATCCCGGACCAGACCGGCAAGGCCGCGCGCCAGTCCCGCCAGGAGGCCGAGGCCGTGCACGCCAAGCTGGCCGACAAGGGCCAGGGAAAGTCCAAGGCCCAGGCCAAGACGGCCGAGCCCAAGTCCGGCAAGACCAAGGTCGTGGCCCAGGCCAAGTCGACCAGCTACAAGGTGCGCGAGGGCGACACGCTCTACTCCATCGCCCGGCGCTTCAATGTGAGCCTCTCCGAACTGCTGCGCTGGAACTCCCTGAACAACGGCTCGACCATCCATGCGGGACAGGAGATCAAGGTTCTGCAACGCTAG
- a CDS encoding TrmH family RNA methyltransferase has protein sequence MTDEQTLVAGRKPVRELLEREPGRVDALYFRKGRDQALQPLIDECKRLNLRHRFVDAAELDRIFPGNHQGVAARVAGLTFTDLPDLMALAREAPLPLIVVLDQVQDPGNVGVLARTLYALGAAGLVVAKHEGAYLGAAAVRASSGALLKLPVAKVTNVSQALGRLAEEGFALYCAKRSEGARDAFLPGLRLPAVLVLGNEDKGVRPGVAGRCDEDIFIPFAREFDSLNVAQAGAVLAGLWARDAAERRMGR, from the coding sequence ATGACCGACGAACAGACCTTGGTGGCCGGGAGAAAACCGGTGCGGGAGCTGCTGGAACGCGAACCCGGAAGAGTGGACGCGCTCTATTTCCGCAAGGGCCGCGACCAGGCCCTACAGCCCCTGATCGACGAATGCAAACGTCTGAACCTGCGCCACCGCTTCGTGGACGCGGCCGAACTGGACCGGATCTTTCCCGGCAACCACCAGGGCGTGGCCGCCCGGGTGGCCGGATTGACCTTCACGGACCTTCCGGACCTCATGGCCCTGGCCCGGGAGGCCCCTCTGCCGCTCATCGTGGTCCTGGACCAAGTCCAGGATCCGGGCAACGTGGGCGTGCTGGCGCGCACCCTCTACGCCCTGGGCGCGGCCGGACTCGTGGTGGCCAAGCACGAGGGGGCCTATCTGGGCGCGGCGGCCGTGCGGGCCAGCTCCGGGGCCCTGCTCAAGCTGCCCGTGGCCAAGGTGACGAACGTCTCCCAGGCCCTGGGGCGGCTGGCGGAGGAGGGCTTCGCCCTCTACTGCGCCAAACGCTCGGAGGGGGCGCGGGACGCCTTCCTGCCGGGACTGCGGCTGCCCGCCGTGCTGGTTCTGGGCAACGAGGACAAGGGTGTGCGCCCCGGCGTGGCCGGACGCTGCGATGAGGATATCTTCATCCCCTTCGCCCGGGAGTTCGACTCCCTGAACGTGGCCCAGGCGGGAGCCGTATTGGCCGGGCTTTGGGCCAGGGACGCGGCCGAGCGGCGAATGGGACGCTGA
- a CDS encoding YggS family pyridoxal phosphate-dependent enzyme, giving the protein MEERARQLVENLARAREDMAEAARLAGRDPAEVALVAISKTHPASDVAALFAAGQRVFGESYAQEAKDKREELAHLPIEWHFVGGLQRNKAKLVAGECALIHAVDSLRLAEAVDRKAAERGVVQDVLLQVNSAGEEQKHGVSEAELPALAEAVTAMPALRLKGLMVLPPFFDDPERARPFFARARELKEDLERRLSMGLPHLSMGMTGDFAAAIAEGATLVRIGTRIFGQRDYSNR; this is encoded by the coding sequence CTGGAAGAACGCGCGCGACAGCTGGTGGAAAATCTGGCCCGCGCGCGGGAGGACATGGCCGAGGCGGCGAGGCTGGCCGGACGCGACCCCGCGGAGGTGGCCCTGGTGGCCATCTCCAAGACGCATCCGGCCTCGGACGTGGCCGCGTTGTTCGCGGCGGGACAGCGGGTCTTCGGCGAGTCCTACGCCCAGGAGGCCAAGGACAAGCGCGAGGAGCTGGCGCATCTGCCCATCGAATGGCATTTCGTGGGCGGATTGCAGCGCAACAAGGCCAAGCTGGTGGCCGGGGAGTGCGCCCTGATCCACGCCGTGGACTCGCTCCGCCTGGCCGAGGCGGTGGACCGCAAGGCCGCCGAGCGCGGGGTGGTCCAGGACGTGCTCCTGCAGGTGAACAGCGCGGGCGAGGAGCAGAAGCACGGGGTCTCGGAGGCCGAGCTTCCGGCCCTGGCCGAGGCCGTGACTGCGATGCCCGCCCTGCGGCTCAAGGGCCTGATGGTCCTGCCGCCGTTCTTCGACGACCCGGAACGGGCCCGGCCGTTCTTCGCCAGGGCCCGGGAGCTGAAGGAGGATCTGGAGCGGCGGCTGTCCATGGGCCTGCCGCACCTGTCCATGGGCATGACCGGAGACTTCGCGGCGGCCATCGCCGAGGGCGCCACCCTGGTGCGCATCGGCACCCGCATCTTCGGCCAGAGGGACTACTCGAACCGGTAA
- a CDS encoding motility protein A — translation MDLATVIGIVLAFGLVISGIMSGSSLMTFVDVPSMLIVIGGTVGATLVNYPLPHMLGVIRVIKQTFQTKSQPPTQIITMFMEFANRARREGILALEPLLKDIKDEFLRKGLQLTVDGLEPQTIQEILQTEVSHLEDRHETGANMLATMGSLAPALGMIGTVIGLVQMLQTMSDPSSIGPAMAVALITTFYGAVLANLLLNPMSGKLKLRSKEEILVREMIMEGVLSISKGENPRIIEEKLNSYLAPRERRKSD, via the coding sequence ATGGACCTGGCAACCGTCATCGGCATCGTCCTGGCCTTCGGGCTGGTGATCTCGGGCATCATGTCCGGCAGCTCGCTCATGACCTTCGTGGACGTGCCGTCCATGCTCATCGTGATCGGCGGCACCGTGGGCGCCACCTTGGTCAACTACCCCCTGCCGCACATGCTCGGCGTCATCCGGGTCATCAAGCAGACCTTCCAGACCAAGAGCCAACCGCCCACGCAGATCATCACCATGTTCATGGAGTTCGCCAACCGCGCCCGCCGCGAGGGCATCCTGGCCCTGGAGCCGCTGCTCAAGGACATCAAGGACGAATTCCTGCGCAAGGGCCTCCAGCTCACCGTGGACGGCCTGGAGCCCCAGACCATCCAAGAGATCCTCCAGACCGAGGTGAGCCACCTGGAGGACCGCCACGAAACCGGGGCCAACATGCTGGCCACCATGGGCTCCCTGGCTCCGGCCCTGGGCATGATCGGCACGGTCATCGGCCTGGTGCAGATGCTCCAGACCATGTCCGACCCGTCGAGCATCGGCCCGGCCATGGCCGTGGCCCTGATCACAACCTTCTACGGCGCGGTCCTGGCCAACCTCCTGCTCAACCCCATGTCCGGCAAGCTCAAGCTGCGCAGCAAGGAGGAAATCCTGGTGCGCGAGATGATCATGGAGGGCGTGCTCTCCATCTCCAAGGGCGAGAACCCGAGGATCATCGAGGAAAAGCTCAACAGCTACCTGGCTCCCAGGGAGCGCAGGAAGTCGGATTAG
- a CDS encoding OmpA/MotB family protein — MAGPRKKKPPESEDVPLWVLTYGDCVTLMLTFFVLLVSMAKIDESRKLVVLGSVFGSMGFLDRSTEVLARSDNRRTVEPGPMEGIKDFEPLKNMLWEEAGADLRFESNKVVQVLSIEGDALFAPGSAELTPDGRTLLERTLPVIKEVPHPVLVAGHTSTLRDELGAEYRPERESQVPDLSWRLSLNRSLAVYRFLLEGGADPDKLRMEAFGRYRPRFNNNDPKERDKNRRVDLVLDLRNPIEKDLLPGQPLRESEIRKPVEAIEFQGFRFQVNATAPEPGR, encoded by the coding sequence ATGGCCGGCCCCAGGAAGAAAAAGCCCCCCGAGAGCGAGGACGTCCCCCTGTGGGTGCTGACCTACGGGGACTGCGTCACGCTCATGCTGACCTTCTTCGTGCTCCTGGTGAGCATGGCCAAGATCGACGAGTCGCGCAAACTCGTGGTGTTGGGCTCGGTCTTCGGCAGCATGGGCTTCCTGGACCGCAGCACCGAGGTTCTGGCCCGCTCCGACAACCGCCGCACCGTGGAGCCCGGCCCCATGGAGGGCATCAAGGACTTCGAACCGCTCAAGAACATGCTCTGGGAAGAAGCCGGGGCCGATCTGCGCTTCGAGTCCAACAAGGTGGTCCAGGTGCTCTCCATCGAGGGCGACGCCCTCTTCGCCCCCGGCTCCGCCGAACTCACCCCCGACGGCCGCACCCTGCTCGAGCGCACCCTGCCGGTGATCAAGGAGGTGCCCCATCCGGTGCTCGTGGCCGGACACACCTCCACCCTGCGCGACGAACTGGGCGCGGAATACCGCCCCGAGCGGGAGTCCCAGGTTCCGGACCTCTCCTGGCGGCTCTCCCTGAACCGTTCCCTGGCCGTGTACCGCTTCCTCCTGGAAGGCGGGGCCGACCCGGACAAGCTGCGCATGGAGGCCTTCGGACGCTATCGCCCGCGCTTCAACAACAACGACCCCAAGGAGCGGGACAAGAACCGCCGCGTGGACCTGGTCCTGGACCTGCGCAACCCCATCGAAAAAGATCTCCTGCCGGGCCAACCCCTGCGCGAGTCGGAGATCAGGAAGCCGGTGGAGGCCATCGAGTTCCAGGGCTTCCGCTTCCAGGTCAACGCCACGGCCCCGGAGCCGGGGAGGTAG
- a CDS encoding OmpA/MotB family protein — protein MPPREKKPADKPKQEWMLTYGDVVTLLLTFFVLLLAMSSMDQSFISRVSIYSAQHAALARRTAGKAPRNIQMVLDLVERPWEVFSKEQKIKDLLFPDNVLPPEIDRNTLNENLRVLARNEGVALIFSDKLLFAPGGAELTPGARAILAQVAPLILHTSSPVNVAGFTDAEEGRAPEGYALSGERASSVLDYFLTLGMEPLRFSLSAYGPNRPLSPDDDAAGRAKNRRVEVFLKTNQALGGYLTQ, from the coding sequence GTGCCGCCGCGCGAGAAAAAGCCCGCCGACAAGCCCAAGCAGGAGTGGATGCTGACCTACGGCGACGTGGTCACCCTGCTGCTGACCTTCTTCGTGCTCCTGCTGGCCATGTCCTCCATGGACCAGAGCTTCATCTCCCGCGTCTCCATCTACTCCGCCCAGCACGCCGCCCTGGCCCGCAGGACGGCCGGAAAGGCCCCGCGCAACATCCAGATGGTCCTGGACCTGGTGGAACGGCCCTGGGAGGTGTTCTCCAAGGAGCAGAAGATCAAGGATCTGCTCTTCCCGGACAACGTCCTGCCCCCGGAGATCGACCGCAACACCCTGAACGAGAACCTGCGCGTGCTGGCGCGCAACGAAGGCGTGGCCCTGATCTTCTCGGACAAGCTGCTCTTCGCCCCCGGCGGCGCGGAGCTGACCCCCGGCGCCCGGGCCATCCTGGCCCAGGTTGCCCCGCTCATCCTGCACACCAGCTCGCCGGTGAACGTGGCCGGGTTCACCGACGCCGAGGAAGGCCGGGCCCCCGAGGGCTACGCCCTGTCCGGGGAGCGGGCCTCGTCCGTGCTGGACTACTTCCTGACCCTGGGCATGGAGCCCCTGCGCTTCTCGCTCTCGGCCTATGGTCCCAACCGGCCCCTGAGCCCGGACGACGACGCGGCGGGCCGGGCCAAAAACCGCCGGGTGGAGGTCTTCCTCAAGACCAACCAGGCCCTTGGCGGCTACCTGACGCAATAG
- a CDS encoding flagellar basal body-associated FliL family protein: MAEDLDNKQDKPKKKKGLIKWIILAVLLLALGGGGFFAYKKFLAKPPADPAQAEQTQAEGQGKDGKEAKPAEGQVVSLPVFLVNLADPLGRRYLKLAMDVEAKAEIAKNEAKIKDALLLLLSSKTYQELSTLDAKIQLKQDIVQRLNLILGNGKVVQVYFTDMVIQ, from the coding sequence GTGGCCGAGGATCTCGACAACAAGCAGGACAAGCCCAAGAAGAAAAAGGGCCTCATCAAGTGGATCATCCTGGCCGTGCTGCTGCTGGCTCTGGGCGGCGGCGGCTTCTTCGCCTACAAGAAGTTCCTGGCCAAGCCCCCGGCCGACCCGGCCCAGGCCGAGCAGACGCAGGCCGAGGGGCAGGGCAAGGACGGCAAGGAGGCCAAGCCCGCCGAGGGCCAGGTGGTCTCCCTGCCCGTGTTCCTGGTGAACCTCGCCGATCCCCTGGGCCGCCGCTACCTCAAGCTGGCCATGGACGTGGAGGCCAAGGCCGAAATCGCCAAGAACGAGGCCAAGATCAAGGACGCCCTGCTCCTGCTCCTGTCCAGCAAGACCTATCAGGAGCTGTCCACCTTGGACGCCAAGATCCAGCTCAAGCAGGACATCGTGCAGCGGCTCAACCTGATCCTCGGCAACGGCAAGGTCGTCCAGGTGTATTTCACCGACATGGTCATCCAGTAG
- the fliN gene encoding flagellar motor switch protein FliN produces MAEEMDQDQLAQQWADALTESADAGKDAGKAQDDDALAAEWAAALATQEEDDIKKEKEQAFLKTKTKDHELKDLTKEAKSGREGTKRDLDFILDIPLEVSAELGRTKLLINELLQLGQGSVVELNKLAGEPLEIYVNGKLVARGEAVVINEKFGVRLTDIISPIERVKQLG; encoded by the coding sequence ATGGCTGAAGAGATGGATCAGGACCAGCTGGCCCAGCAGTGGGCCGACGCCCTCACCGAGAGCGCCGACGCGGGCAAGGACGCGGGCAAGGCCCAGGACGACGACGCCCTGGCCGCCGAGTGGGCCGCGGCCCTGGCCACCCAGGAAGAGGACGATATCAAGAAGGAAAAGGAACAGGCGTTCCTCAAGACCAAGACCAAGGACCACGAGCTCAAGGATCTCACCAAGGAGGCCAAGAGCGGCCGCGAGGGCACCAAGAGGGATCTGGACTTCATCCTGGACATCCCCCTGGAGGTCTCCGCCGAGCTGGGCCGCACCAAGCTCCTGATCAACGAACTCCTGCAATTGGGCCAGGGCTCGGTGGTGGAGCTGAACAAGCTGGCCGGCGAACCCCTGGAGATCTACGTCAACGGCAAGCTGGTGGCCCGCGGCGAGGCCGTGGTCATCAACGAGAAGTTCGGCGTGCGCCTGACCGACATCATCAGCCCCATCGAACGGGTGAAGCAGCTTGGCTGA
- the fliO gene encoding flagellar biosynthetic protein FliO, which yields MADAANATAALPPIPDASLLGSVLSMAAALSLVLALIFLGFYLVRRFGPASLTRARGGAAPALLGRLFLGNRQSVAVVRVLGKTLVLGVTEQQISLLAEAETTDAPAQGAGFSRILDEQGRKSSPDDPA from the coding sequence TTGGCTGACGCCGCCAACGCCACGGCCGCCCTGCCGCCCATCCCGGACGCGAGCCTGCTGGGCTCGGTCCTGAGCATGGCGGCGGCGCTTTCCCTGGTCCTGGCCTTGATCTTTCTGGGATTCTATCTCGTGCGCCGCTTCGGTCCCGCGTCCCTGACCCGGGCCAGGGGCGGCGCGGCTCCCGCCCTCCTGGGACGGCTCTTTCTCGGCAACCGGCAAAGCGTGGCCGTGGTCCGGGTTCTCGGCAAGACCCTGGTCCTCGGCGTCACCGAACAGCAGATCAGCCTCCTGGCGGAGGCGGAGACCACGGATGCTCCGGCACAAGGCGCAGGCTTCTCCCGTATCCTGGACGAACAGGGCCGGAAAAGCTCTCCCGACGATCCTGCTTAG
- the fliP gene encoding flagellar type III secretion system pore protein FliP (The bacterial flagellar biogenesis protein FliP forms a type III secretion system (T3SS)-type pore required for flagellar assembly.): protein MLRHKAQASPVSWTNRAGKALPTILLSLGLVALWAAPALAQQAPSLTMQLSAGQAEPGKISVLLEILFLLTILSVAPAIVLTMTSFTRIIVVFHFLRQAMGTQQMPPNQILASLAIFMTCVIMMPVGKAVYNDAIKPYTEEKIGFQQALDSAQKPVRAFLFKHTREKDLSIFYSITGEPRPENKEQVPTILLVAAYTISELKTGFTIGFLIYIPFLILDMVVASILLSMGMMMLPPVMISLPFKILLFILVDGWSLLVGSLVNTFQ, encoded by the coding sequence ATGCTCCGGCACAAGGCGCAGGCTTCTCCCGTATCCTGGACGAACAGGGCCGGAAAAGCTCTCCCGACGATCCTGCTTAGCCTGGGACTGGTCGCCCTCTGGGCCGCCCCGGCCCTGGCCCAGCAGGCCCCGTCCCTGACCATGCAGCTCTCCGCCGGTCAGGCCGAGCCCGGCAAGATCTCGGTCCTGCTGGAAATCCTCTTTCTGCTGACGATTCTCTCGGTGGCCCCGGCCATCGTCCTGACCATGACCTCCTTCACGCGCATCATCGTGGTCTTCCACTTCCTGCGCCAGGCCATGGGCACCCAGCAGATGCCGCCGAACCAGATCCTGGCCAGCCTGGCCATCTTCATGACCTGCGTGATCATGATGCCCGTGGGCAAGGCGGTCTACAACGACGCCATCAAGCCCTACACCGAGGAAAAGATCGGCTTCCAGCAGGCCCTGGACTCGGCCCAGAAGCCCGTCCGGGCCTTCCTCTTCAAGCACACCCGCGAAAAGGACCTCTCGATCTTCTACTCCATCACCGGCGAACCCCGGCCGGAGAACAAGGAGCAGGTGCCGACCATCCTGCTCGTGGCGGCCTACACCATCTCCGAGCTGAAGACCGGCTTCACCATCGGCTTCCTCATCTACATCCCGTTCCTCATCCTGGACATGGTGGTGGCCAGCATCCTCCTGTCCATGGGCATGATGATGCTCCCGCCGGTGATGATCTCGCTGCCGTTCAAGATATTGCTCTTCATCCTGGTGGACGGCTGGTCGCTGCTGGTGGGCTCGCTGGTGAACACATTCCAATGA
- the fliQ gene encoding flagellar biosynthesis protein FliQ has translation MTPEFVIGFARQAIELTLLISLPMLGVGMAVGVLVSVIQAATQIQEMTLTMVPKIVAIFLALLVAFPWIMDKMVTYTRELFLNLPNYIR, from the coding sequence ATGACCCCGGAATTCGTCATCGGCTTCGCCCGACAGGCCATCGAGCTGACCCTGCTCATCTCCCTGCCCATGCTCGGCGTGGGCATGGCCGTGGGCGTCCTCGTCAGCGTGATCCAGGCCGCCACCCAGATTCAGGAAATGACCCTGACCATGGTGCCCAAGATCGTCGCCATTTTTTTGGCGCTTCTGGTCGCCTTCCCCTGGATCATGGACAAGATGGTCACCTACACCCGCGAACTCTTCCTCAACCTGCCCAACTACATCCGCTGA